One Flavobacterium sp. 90 DNA segment encodes these proteins:
- a CDS encoding SusC/RagA family TonB-linked outer membrane protein: MKRIKTKFLLLLLLLPFCVFAQNTISGIVLEKSTKQPIPGANIKVLGTNISTSTDFDGKFQLSGVKADSKIVFSYTGYTNQTVAVAGQKNITVNLEEDNNQLKEVVVQVGYGSVKKKDATGSVTALTTKDFNKGNNISTENLLNGRVAGLTVNSTGAPGSSSQIRIRGGSSLFASNDPLIVIDGLPLDNSTNVGASSFMASLNPATVESITVLKDASASAIYGSRASNGVIIITTKKGSKTLSVDYNVQYAAGSLTKTVDVFSADEFRSVIADRRSDDLSKLGTANTDWQRAIYRNTGTIDQSLAVRGSLFNIIPTSLTLGNTDQQGLRLTNEFKRNTVGLVMNPTFLDNHLKMRLSANYANEKNRFTDGVEGAAIGFDPTQPIKVEGAPYGGYFEYTTGVDANGNYPLVSTAARNPVSQLLNTNDRGKNDRFFGNFEVDYKFHFFPALRAVVNVGFDESNGERRRLVGADAGSAPSNNNIPYGTNEYTEAMRRNKLLDTYLVYNKTFKSLNFEMTGGYSYQKFQSSKFETGNILNPDLPSTFPETTLDTDVVLLGFFARTNLNFRDKYLLTLSYRRDGSSRFEEANRWGNFPSVAFAWKMKEDFFKDSTVLSDLKLRLSYGITGQQDIPEPNGYLQKYMVGGGNAEYYFGTSPVPVALPSKRTNNLKWEETSSYNAGLDFGFLNNRLSAGLDVYYKESKDLLVNAAISDGSNFSNRVYQNVGSFTTKGVEFTINANAIKTLDFNWNMNFNISKFERRIKNLVNGTDIFLGDNIAGTGTPGQIFREGYTPYSFYVYKQLYNNEGKPIDGAFADLNGDNIKNDSDKYIYNNPDPDFTLGFASNMNYKKFDFSFNLRASIGNRIFNAVDASRAQYDAMENGGVLSNIPSQVTQTNFQTTSNVVLSDLYIENASFLKMDNITLGYTLNNWVNSKASLRVSTGVQNVFVLTKYTGLDPEITNNGVDKTIYPRQRSVLFGLNLKF, encoded by the coding sequence ATGAAAAGAATTAAAACCAAATTTTTACTTTTATTACTCTTACTTCCTTTTTGTGTTTTTGCTCAGAACACAATAAGCGGTATTGTCTTGGAAAAGTCCACCAAGCAGCCCATACCGGGAGCCAACATAAAAGTATTAGGTACAAATATCAGTACCTCGACTGATTTTGATGGAAAATTTCAATTATCCGGAGTAAAAGCAGATAGCAAAATTGTATTTTCTTATACAGGTTATACCAATCAGACTGTCGCAGTTGCCGGACAAAAAAACATTACGGTAAATCTTGAAGAAGATAATAACCAACTGAAAGAAGTAGTCGTTCAGGTAGGTTACGGAAGTGTGAAAAAGAAAGATGCTACGGGATCTGTAACAGCGCTTACTACGAAAGACTTTAACAAAGGAAACAATATTTCAACAGAAAACTTGCTTAACGGTAGAGTTGCCGGTTTGACTGTAAACTCAACTGGTGCGCCGGGTTCTAGTTCTCAAATTAGAATTCGTGGAGGAAGTTCACTTTTTGCAAGTAATGATCCGCTTATTGTAATTGACGGATTGCCTTTGGATAACAGTACAAATGTTGGAGCATCTTCGTTTATGGCATCGCTGAATCCTGCAACTGTTGAATCGATTACGGTTTTAAAAGATGCATCGGCTTCTGCAATTTACGGTTCTCGAGCTTCAAATGGTGTAATTATTATTACGACTAAAAAAGGTAGCAAAACATTATCTGTAGATTATAATGTGCAATATGCTGCGGGATCATTGACTAAAACAGTTGATGTTTTTAGTGCAGACGAATTTAGAAGTGTTATTGCAGACAGAAGAAGTGATGATTTAAGCAAATTAGGAACTGCAAATACAGATTGGCAAAGAGCAATTTACAGAAACACCGGAACAATAGATCAAAGTTTAGCAGTTAGAGGAAGTTTATTTAATATCATTCCGACAAGTTTAACTTTAGGAAATACTGATCAGCAAGGTTTGCGTTTGACAAATGAGTTTAAAAGAAATACTGTTGGTTTAGTAATGAATCCAACTTTCTTAGACAATCATTTAAAAATGAGACTTTCTGCGAATTATGCAAACGAAAAAAACAGATTTACAGATGGTGTTGAAGGAGCTGCGATTGGTTTTGACCCAACGCAACCTATAAAAGTTGAAGGCGCGCCTTATGGAGGGTATTTTGAATATACTACAGGCGTTGATGCAAACGGAAATTATCCTTTGGTTTCAACTGCGGCAAGAAATCCAGTTTCGCAATTGTTGAATACAAATGACAGAGGAAAGAACGACAGATTTTTTGGAAATTTTGAAGTTGATTATAAATTTCACTTTTTCCCAGCTTTAAGAGCCGTTGTAAATGTTGGTTTTGATGAATCAAACGGAGAAAGAAGAAGATTGGTTGGTGCTGATGCAGGTTCTGCTCCATCAAACAACAATATTCCGTATGGCACAAATGAATATACAGAAGCGATGAGAAGAAATAAGTTATTAGATACTTATTTAGTTTATAATAAAACGTTCAAATCATTGAATTTTGAAATGACTGGTGGTTATTCATACCAAAAATTTCAAAGCTCAAAATTTGAAACCGGTAATATTTTAAATCCTGATTTACCATCGACATTTCCTGAAACGACTTTAGATACAGATGTTGTTTTATTAGGATTCTTTGCGAGAACAAACTTAAACTTCAGAGATAAATATTTATTGACATTATCTTACAGACGAGATGGTTCTTCTAGATTTGAAGAAGCAAACCGTTGGGGAAATTTCCCTTCTGTAGCTTTTGCATGGAAAATGAAAGAAGATTTCTTTAAAGACAGTACCGTATTATCTGACTTAAAATTAAGATTAAGTTATGGTATCACTGGACAACAGGATATTCCTGAACCAAACGGATACTTGCAGAAATACATGGTAGGTGGCGGAAATGCTGAATACTATTTTGGTACAAGTCCGGTTCCGGTTGCACTTCCTTCAAAAAGAACAAACAACTTGAAATGGGAAGAAACAAGTTCGTATAATGCAGGTCTTGATTTTGGTTTCTTAAACAATCGTTTATCTGCAGGACTTGATGTTTACTACAAAGAATCTAAAGATTTATTAGTAAACGCAGCAATTTCTGATGGAAGTAATTTCTCTAACCGTGTGTATCAAAACGTTGGTAGCTTTACTACAAAAGGTGTTGAGTTTACGATTAATGCAAATGCGATTAAAACATTGGATTTTAACTGGAATATGAATTTCAATATTTCAAAATTCGAAAGAAGAATCAAAAATCTGGTTAACGGAACTGATATCTTTTTGGGAGATAATATCGCAGGAACAGGAACTCCGGGACAAATTTTCAGAGAAGGTTACACGCCATATTCTTTCTACGTTTACAAACAATTGTACAACAATGAAGGAAAACCAATCGATGGTGCTTTTGCAGATTTGAATGGTGATAATATCAAAAACGATTCAGACAAATACATTTATAATAATCCGGATCCGGATTTTACATTAGGATTTGCATCTAATATGAATTACAAAAAGTTTGACTTTTCATTCAATTTAAGAGCAAGTATTGGTAACAGAATTTTTAATGCTGTAGATGCGAGCAGAGCACAATATGATGCGATGGAAAATGGAGGTGTTTTAAGTAATATTCCAAGTCAGGTAACACAGACTAATTTTCAAACTACTTCAAATGTAGTATTATCAGATCTTTATATTGAGAATGCTTCTTTCTTAAAAATGGATAACATTACTTTAGGATATACGCTAAATAATTGGGTAAACAGCAAAGCTTCATTAAGAGTATCAACGGGAGTTCAGAACGTTTTTGTACTTACAAAGTACACTGGTTTAGATCCTGAAATTACAAACAACGGTGTAGACAAAACAATTTATCCAAGACAACGATCAGTATTATTTGGTCTTAATCTTAAATTTTAA